One segment of Oscillospiraceae bacterium MB08-C2-2 DNA contains the following:
- a CDS encoding biotin--[acetyl-CoA-carboxylase] ligase — protein MSGAVKGLSGLKTRELGRCHIHLETVDSTNDYLKRRAGELCHGASATASLQTAGKGRLGRQWLELPDKALALSVLLAGYTPAQLGQLPLLVGLAVSQGLEGLTGLQIGLKWSNDCILAEKKLCGILCESRILGNQVWTVVGIGVNTQQTAEQLCGLNLEYATSLFLATQKYWDIAQIGGEILNKLEEILDIYALSGFSALKTAYSERCVTLGKKVRIVDADRETLGEALGIAEDGGLICRVDGQEKIIRSGEASVRGLYGYT, from the coding sequence GTGAGCGGGGCAGTTAAGGGGCTGAGCGGCCTGAAAACCCGGGAGCTGGGCCGCTGTCACATCCACTTGGAAACGGTGGATTCCACCAACGATTATCTCAAGCGCAGGGCTGGGGAGCTTTGCCACGGTGCCAGTGCTACCGCCTCGCTGCAAACAGCGGGCAAGGGTCGGCTGGGTCGGCAATGGCTGGAACTGCCGGATAAAGCCTTGGCCTTATCGGTGCTGCTGGCTGGGTATACTCCCGCTCAACTGGGCCAGCTCCCGCTGTTGGTGGGGCTTGCCGTATCCCAAGGGCTGGAAGGTCTGACCGGTCTGCAAATCGGCCTGAAGTGGAGCAACGATTGCATCCTTGCCGAAAAAAAGCTGTGCGGCATTCTGTGCGAAAGCCGCATACTAGGGAATCAGGTCTGGACTGTGGTGGGGATCGGCGTCAATACACAGCAAACAGCAGAGCAGCTGTGCGGCCTTAATCTAGAATATGCAACTTCGCTGTTTCTGGCTACACAAAAATATTGGGATATTGCTCAAATTGGGGGAGAAATTCTCAATAAGCTGGAAGAAATATTGGATATCTACGCTTTAAGCGGATTTTCTGCTTTAAAGACAGCCTATTCGGAACGGTGTGTCACACTGGGCAAAAAGGTCCGTATTGTGGACGCTGACCGGGAAACCCTTGGGGAAGCACTGGGCATTGCAGAGGATGGCGGGCTGATCTGCCGGGTTGACGGGCAGGAAAAAATTATCCGAAGCGGAGAGGCCTCTGTCCGCGGCCTGTATGGATATACCTGA
- a CDS encoding metallophosphoesterase, with protein sequence MRLAVFSDSHGRVSALREAFFQQPLADGYIFLGDGDGDWAEITASAKTDKRLVQVRGNCDWNPELKGTVYLNWGSVRILCTHGHLYHVKDSTYDLVAAARENNCQIALFGHTHQSLSTYENGIYLLNPGSVSRPREGDWPSYGIVDITDQGIFCNVVKLL encoded by the coding sequence ATGCGTTTAGCTGTTTTTTCGGATAGTCATGGGCGAGTTTCCGCTTTGCGGGAGGCTTTTTTTCAACAGCCTCTGGCAGATGGCTATATTTTTTTGGGGGACGGCGATGGGGATTGGGCTGAGATTACCGCCTCGGCTAAAACGGATAAGCGTCTTGTTCAGGTGCGGGGAAACTGCGATTGGAACCCGGAGCTGAAAGGAACGGTGTATCTCAACTGGGGCTCGGTGCGCATTCTCTGCACCCATGGTCACCTGTATCATGTGAAAGATTCTACCTACGATTTGGTGGCCGCCGCCAGAGAAAACAATTGCCAGATCGCCCTGTTCGGCCACACACACCAGTCGCTCTCCACCTATGAAAATGGAATTTATCTGCTTAACCCCGGCAGTGTCAGCCGCCCCCGTGAGGGAGATTGGCCCTCCTATGGGATTGTGGACATCACAGATCAAGGGATTTTCTGCAACGTGGTAAAGCTTCTGTGA